The genomic window GCGCCCCATCGACAATTACCAACTCACAATCATGCTGCTCACAGGCGATCTTGATGTTCTCGACCTGCCCAGACCCAAACAAGGTGTTGGGTTGCATCTGGCGAACGGGCAGCACTTGAGAGTGCGCGATGATCACACCGATCGCCAGCGCAAGTCCCTCTGCTTCTGCCAGTCTCTCCTGCGCATCAAGGTCGTAGGAGAAGCTCTTAACATCAGGGCATAGGATAAGTGAACGCGCCCCGCGCGTCACTTCGTCCATCAAGGTTTCGTCAAAGCTCAGTAGTCGCTCTCAAAATCGTCGTCCTCACCCTCGTAGTCGGGGTCATCGGACAGGTCGACCGGGCTGGCAGGCTGAATGGTCGATACCGCGTGTTTGTAAGCAAGCTGGACCGCGCCATCGCGTTCGAGCAGCATACAAAACAGATCAAAGGCAGCGATCCTACCTTGCAGCATAACCCCATTCACAAGGAACATGGTCACTTCAACTTGAGAAGCGCTCACGCGGCTGAGAAACACGTCCTGAAGCAGGCGTTGCTTTCCCGAACCGTTGCGACTGCCAAATTGTTCGGCATCGACAGTTCCGCCAGGCATGATGGTCGAAATTGCGTGTTTGTAAACAAGCTGGGATTGACCATCGCGGCGCAAAAGTATCGAGAAATTATCAAACCATGTGACAATCCCTTGAAGTTTCACGCCTTTGACCAGAAACATCGTCACTGGTGTTTTGTTCTTGCGCAGCAGGTTGAGAAAAGCGTCTTGCAGATTGCCCTGCTGTTTTGCGTTACCCCCCGAGGAACGCGCAGCTGGTGCTGGAGACGGTTTTGATCGAGGGCGGGGAGAGAGAGTTCGCCCAGTGGACATATTATGCTCCTATTATTGGCGGTCGCCATTACGATCCGCAGTCGCGCTCCAACTCATAAAAGAGGGAAGTTGCAGCTCTAAGTCATAATGGCAACTCAAGGCCAAAGCTGCAATGGTTGAGATGCACTAGCTGACAAAATAGACGACCCCTTGCACCCGCTAGGCTGTCTATTTTTTCTCAATCTCACGCCTGTCTGCCATTCCCAAAAGCTTCAATTTGCGATGGAGCGCTGAGCGTTCCATCCCGATAAATGTCGCAGTTTTCGAGATATTTCCTGAAAAACGCCGGATTTGAATCGTGAGATATTCGCGCTCAAATGTTTCACGTGCTTCGCGCAAGGGCACGCCCATCATTGCGGTCAAGCCCTCGCCCGAACTGGCAAGCCGACCACCAGTGATCTCAGCGGGAAGCATATCGGGCTCGACCACTTTAAGCCGGTCGCGCGGGGTCATGATAATTGTCCTTTCGACCACATTTCGCAGCTGGCGCACATTGCCAGGCCAGTCATAAGCCTGAAGCGCAGCCATGGCTTCCTGACTTATTTCGGGCGGAGCAATGCCCTGCTCGCTCGAATAGCGCGCAAAGAATTGATTGGTGAGCGTCGGGATGTCATCGCGCCGCTCAGCGAGCGACGGGATCGTAACAGGCACGACATTTAGGCGGTAGAAAAGGTCTTCGCGAAACCGCTTTTCCTCCATCTCCACAGCCAGATCACGCGACGTCGAAGAGACAACCCGCACATCGACACCGATCTGGCGAGAACCCCCTACCCGCACAAAGGATTGTTCAGTCAGAACCCGCAGGATGCGCGCCTGTGTCGAGAGGGGCATATCAGCCACTTCGTCAAGGTAAAGTGTACCGCCATCAGCCAGTTCAAACAGCCCCGGCTTGATCTGTTTGCCGTCAACCTCTTCACCGAACAGCTCCTGTTCAAAGCGTTCTGGGGTGATGCGGGCGGAATTGACGAGAACAAAGGCATTATCGGCGCGATTGCTCCAGCTATGCAGCATTCGCGCAGCAACTTCTTTGCCGGCCCCGGCAGGCCCAGAGATCATCACGCGGCTGCCAGTGTTGGCAACCCGCTTCAATGTCGCGCGCACCGTGTTGATGGCGGGTGAATTGCCCGTGAATTCAGGGTGGCCAAAATTCATCTCGCGAAGCTGGGTGTTTTCACGCCGAAGTCGCTCTGTTTCCGTCGCGCGTTCAACCAGAAGCAACAAGCGCTCGGCTTCAAATGGCTTTTCGATAAAATCCATCGCCCCGCGACCGACAGCCGAAACCGCTGTGTCAATATTGCCGTGGCCTGAGAAGATAATCACTGGCAGGTCCGGTTCGCGCGCTTTGATGGCGTCGAGTGTTTCAAGCCCGTCCAATTCGCTGCCGTGAAGCCACACGTCTAGCAGGACGAGGCTGGGGCGGCGTTCGTCTACGGCCGCAAGCGCCCCGGTGGAATCGGCAGCGGTGCGACATTCATATCCCTCATCTCCAAGCACTCCGGCGACAAGCTCGCGAATATCGCGTTCATCATCAACAATCAGGATATCAAGCGCCATGCGCATCTCCGTGGGGAAGTCTTGTTTTTAAAGGAAAAGCAAAAGAAAAGTGCTGCATCATTGGGGGATTGATCATTGCGCCTCACCCTCCTCTGGGTGTGGTGAACGTGCAAAGCGCAAGGTGACCCGTGCGCCCCCATCAGATGCGCTGGCAAAACTCATGTCGCCGCCATGTTCATCAACGATCTTGTTAACGATGGCGAGGCCAAGCCCGGTGCCCTTCTCTCTGGTTGTCACATAAGGCTCGAGAATGCGTTCGCGATCTGTGGGCAGGCCAATTCCGTTATCCGCAACGATAACCGCTATCCGTTCGCCATCATCGGTAAGGCTGACCTCAATTCTCCCGCGATAGTCGGCCGC from Erythrobacter sp. SCSIO 43205 includes these protein-coding regions:
- a CDS encoding sigma-54 dependent transcriptional regulator codes for the protein MALDILIVDDERDIRELVAGVLGDEGYECRTAADSTGALAAVDERRPSLVLLDVWLHGSELDGLETLDAIKAREPDLPVIIFSGHGNIDTAVSAVGRGAMDFIEKPFEAERLLLLVERATETERLRRENTQLREMNFGHPEFTGNSPAINTVRATLKRVANTGSRVMISGPAGAGKEVAARMLHSWSNRADNAFVLVNSARITPERFEQELFGEEVDGKQIKPGLFELADGGTLYLDEVADMPLSTQARILRVLTEQSFVRVGGSRQIGVDVRVVSSTSRDLAVEMEEKRFREDLFYRLNVVPVTIPSLAERRDDIPTLTNQFFARYSSEQGIAPPEISQEAMAALQAYDWPGNVRQLRNVVERTIIMTPRDRLKVVEPDMLPAEITGGRLASSGEGLTAMMGVPLREARETFEREYLTIQIRRFSGNISKTATFIGMERSALHRKLKLLGMADRREIEKK
- the hfq gene encoding RNA chaperone Hfq; this encodes MSTGRTLSPRPRSKPSPAPAARSSGGNAKQQGNLQDAFLNLLRKNKTPVTMFLVKGVKLQGIVTWFDNFSILLRRDGQSQLVYKHAISTIMPGGTVDAEQFGSRNGSGKQRLLQDVFLSRVSASQVEVTMFLVNGVMLQGRIAAFDLFCMLLERDGAVQLAYKHAVSTIQPASPVDLSDDPDYEGEDDDFESDY